One Lysinibacillus fusiformis genomic window carries:
- the alr gene encoding alanine racemase produces METQQYFRPTKAIVDLQAIQQNVRNLKELLQPNVQVIAVVKANAYGHGDVAVAKAALEAGATMLAVATPDEALHIRAHFEEPDILVLGASPVSFAPYAAQQRIILTTFAREWVQQVSTLIANVVNPLRLHIKVDSGMGRIGVRTEEALLDLYHTIQLTKNVELDGIFTHFATADEEDTKYFDSQVWSFEKLISVLPEKPRLVHASNTATSLVKDAHLQFDAVRYGISMYGLSPSSYVDGILPFPLNPAFSLESELVHVKQLKAGESVGYGATFVAPKDMWIGTIPIGYADGVIRKLAGQEVLISGQRTPIVGRICMDQCMVALPKAYAIGEKVTLIGRQGQEVISMNEWATKLETINYEVPCIITARVPKIYI; encoded by the coding sequence ATGGAGACACAGCAATATTTTAGACCAACCAAAGCAATTGTAGACTTACAAGCAATTCAACAGAACGTGAGAAACTTAAAAGAGCTACTTCAACCAAATGTACAAGTTATCGCAGTAGTGAAGGCGAATGCATATGGACATGGTGATGTAGCCGTTGCAAAAGCAGCACTGGAAGCGGGCGCAACAATGCTGGCCGTAGCTACACCGGACGAAGCATTACATATACGAGCACATTTTGAAGAACCAGACATACTAGTATTAGGAGCTTCGCCAGTTTCGTTTGCACCTTATGCAGCTCAACAACGTATTATTCTTACTACATTTGCAAGAGAATGGGTACAACAAGTTTCGACACTCATTGCTAACGTAGTAAATCCTTTACGCCTACATATAAAAGTAGATAGTGGAATGGGAAGAATCGGCGTGCGTACAGAGGAAGCGTTATTGGATTTATATCATACGATTCAACTAACAAAGAATGTGGAGCTTGACGGAATCTTTACTCACTTCGCAACGGCTGATGAGGAGGATACGAAATATTTCGATAGTCAAGTGTGGTCTTTTGAGAAACTTATTTCCGTATTACCTGAAAAGCCAAGACTTGTACATGCTTCAAATACAGCGACGTCATTAGTAAAGGACGCACATTTACAATTTGATGCAGTACGGTATGGCATTTCAATGTATGGATTGTCCCCATCATCTTACGTTGATGGAATCTTACCGTTTCCTTTAAACCCAGCCTTTTCACTTGAGAGCGAGCTCGTGCATGTCAAGCAATTAAAGGCAGGCGAGTCAGTAGGCTACGGTGCAACATTTGTTGCTCCTAAAGATATGTGGATAGGTACTATCCCAATAGGTTATGCGGACGGAGTAATTCGTAAACTAGCCGGACAAGAAGTGTTAATTAGTGGACAAAGAACACCGATAGTTGGACGAATTTGCATGGACCAATGTATGGTTGCCCTACCAAAAGCATATGCTATAGGAGAGAAGGTAACGCTCATTGGTCGTCAAGGGCAAGAAGTTATTTCAATGAATGAATGGGCAACAAAACTTGAAACCATTAATTATGAAGTACCATGTATTATTACAGCAAGAGTCCCTAAAATATATATTTAA
- a CDS encoding type II toxin-antitoxin system PemK/MazF family toxin has protein sequence MNVKRGDVFFADLSPVVGSEQGGTRPVLIIQNDIGNRFSPTVIIAAITAQIQKAKLPTHVEINAEKYGFERDSVILLEQVRTIDKSRLTDRITQLDHAVMEKVDGALMISLGLVKF, from the coding sequence TTGAATGTAAAACGTGGTGACGTTTTTTTTGCAGATTTATCGCCGGTAGTCGGTTCCGAGCAAGGTGGTACGAGGCCGGTGTTAATTATTCAAAATGATATTGGCAATCGATTTAGTCCGACTGTCATCATCGCAGCAATTACTGCGCAGATACAAAAGGCAAAGTTACCGACACACGTTGAAATTAATGCTGAAAAGTATGGTTTTGAACGTGATTCGGTCATTTTGCTCGAACAAGTACGTACAATCGATAAGTCTAGGCTGACTGATCGTATTACGCAACTTGATCATGCAGTGATGGAAAAGGTAGATGGTGCATTGATGATTAGTTTGGGGCTTGTTAAATTTTGA
- a CDS encoding anti-sigma regulatory factor, whose amino-acid sequence MTIKSSVEIITEWDIVAARQLGRNEAKALGFGTVDQARITTAISELARNIYLYASIGVIEVERIETDDEKKIVIIASDKGPGIKDVRKVMEDGYSTSGGLGAGLPGVRRLMDSMDIQSVIGEGTIIRTEKRLH is encoded by the coding sequence GTGACGATAAAGTCTTCGGTTGAAATTATTACTGAGTGGGATATAGTTGCAGCAAGACAACTAGGACGCAATGAGGCGAAGGCACTTGGATTTGGAACTGTTGATCAGGCTCGGATAACGACAGCAATTAGTGAATTAGCTAGAAATATATATTTATATGCAAGTATTGGTGTTATAGAAGTTGAGAGAATTGAGACAGATGATGAAAAGAAAATTGTTATTATTGCATCAGACAAAGGCCCAGGTATTAAGGATGTTCGAAAAGTAATGGAAGATGGCTATTCTACTTCTGGTGGACTAGGTGCTGGCTTACCTGGTGTTAGAAGGTTAATGGATAGCATGGATATACAATCTGTTATAGGGGAAGGTACGATTATCAGAACTGAGAAAAGGCTACATTAG
- a CDS encoding PP2C family protein-serine/threonine phosphatase: MKELEKQYKTILSDYMIDQTEKNLYIAQNFTRQLIQKNVSPEDVVSIHKNAIEQIFPDRINDVQSAYDFLIEVMVHYGMAHREHQSLLQKQAEFEIEMNIATNIQKTLLKTVVPQLSRVDIGMISIPIRKMNGDYVHFLHDREDYLSVAVTDVVGKGVPAALCMSMVKYGLETLEYASKDPSYVLEVINRVIEKGVDDSMFVSMFYGCLDIQNSIFSYASAGHEPALHFNAKENRFYALEAKGLLLGVLPEFKYSYNEILLEEQDIVIIMTDGVTEFRAHDELNSRDIITSLIVKHKHLAAQELCNLLYKEIERIQDFKLSDDFSVVIIKKEEK, encoded by the coding sequence TTGAAAGAATTAGAAAAGCAATATAAAACAATATTATCAGATTATATGATTGATCAAACTGAAAAAAATTTATATATTGCTCAAAATTTCACCCGTCAATTGATTCAAAAAAATGTTTCACCAGAGGATGTTGTAAGCATTCATAAAAACGCAATAGAACAGATTTTTCCAGATAGAATAAACGATGTGCAGTCTGCATATGATTTTCTCATTGAAGTTATGGTGCATTATGGGATGGCACATAGAGAGCATCAAAGCTTATTGCAAAAGCAGGCTGAATTTGAAATAGAAATGAATATCGCAACTAATATTCAAAAAACATTACTCAAAACTGTCGTTCCGCAACTGTCGCGTGTTGATATCGGTATGATTTCGATCCCGATTCGTAAGATGAACGGCGATTATGTGCATTTTTTACATGACCGAGAGGATTATCTTAGTGTTGCTGTGACCGATGTTGTGGGCAAGGGTGTTCCTGCTGCATTGTGTATGTCTATGGTGAAATACGGACTTGAAACGTTAGAGTATGCTTCTAAAGATCCATCTTATGTATTGGAGGTCATCAATCGAGTAATTGAAAAGGGTGTGGACGATAGTATGTTCGTTTCCATGTTTTACGGTTGCTTGGATATTCAAAACAGTATTTTTTCTTACGCATCTGCAGGTCATGAGCCGGCGCTGCACTTTAATGCTAAAGAGAATAGATTTTATGCTTTAGAGGCGAAAGGTTTACTACTTGGCGTATTACCTGAATTTAAGTATTCATATAATGAAATTCTTTTAGAGGAGCAGGACATCGTAATAATTATGACTGATGGTGTTACAGAATTTAGAGCGCATGATGAATTAAATTCACGAGATATCATTACGTCCCTGATCGTGAAGCATAAACATCTAGCTGCACAGGAACTTTGTAATCTTCTTTATAAAGAAATAGAAAGAATACAAGATTTTAAACTATCGGATGATTTTTCAGTGGTGATTATAAAAAAAGAAGAAAAATAG
- a CDS encoding STAS domain-containing protein — protein sequence MDVMIHFKEDGTKLCGFVEGEIDTFTASGLREELEAVKITKGMEIELDLSKVNYMDSTGLGVFVAFYKRATREDGKVKLVGLSNRLQRLFEITGLSELMDIETDKKVELS from the coding sequence ATGGACGTGATGATCCATTTTAAAGAAGACGGTACAAAATTATGTGGATTTGTTGAAGGTGAAATCGATACATTTACAGCTTCAGGTCTACGTGAAGAACTAGAGGCTGTGAAGATAACTAAAGGAATGGAAATCGAACTGGATTTATCGAAAGTAAATTATATGGATAGTACAGGGCTTGGCGTTTTCGTTGCCTTTTATAAAAGAGCCACGCGTGAAGATGGTAAAGTTAAACTAGTCGGCTTATCAAATAGATTACAAAGATTATTTGAAATAACAGGCTTAAGTGAGTTGATGGATATTGAAACTGATAAAAAGGTGGAATTAAGCTGA
- the rsbW gene encoding anti-sigma B factor RsbW encodes MKEFDYIEIRVPAKPQYVSVIRLTVSGLASRIGFNYDDIEDLKIAASEAVTNVVHHAYKEDEEGEIVIGCALYNNKMEMMIADYGNSFNFEEVKSKIGPYLPGESIAGLREGGLGLYLMETLMDEVMINNDGGVTVFMTKYVAREQVEKNVERITT; translated from the coding sequence ATGAAGGAATTTGATTATATAGAAATAAGGGTTCCTGCAAAGCCGCAATATGTCAGTGTGATTCGTCTAACAGTTTCTGGCTTGGCTAGTCGGATAGGATTTAATTATGATGATATTGAAGATTTAAAAATCGCAGCAAGTGAAGCGGTGACGAATGTTGTACATCATGCTTATAAAGAAGATGAAGAAGGCGAAATTGTGATTGGTTGTGCCTTATATAACAATAAGATGGAAATGATGATTGCAGATTACGGCAATAGTTTCAATTTTGAGGAAGTAAAGTCAAAAATCGGACCATATCTTCCGGGGGAGAGTATTGCAGGACTACGAGAAGGCGGTTTAGGACTTTACTTAATGGAAACTTTGATGGATGAGGTGATGATTAATAACGATGGTGGCGTAACTGTTTTCATGACAAAGTATGTCGCTAGAGAGCAGGTGGAAAAAAATGTCGAAAGAATCACTACATAA
- the sigB gene encoding RNA polymerase sigma factor SigB — MSKESLHKSSSKEDVSRWIALYQATEDDEAQTNLVIHYRYLVESIARKYSHGKPYFDDIVQVGMLGLLGAIRRFDPDFGRSFEAFAVPTIVGEIKRFLRDKTWAVHVPRRIKEIGPRIKATVEALTIELQRSPSIKEIADRLEVQEEEVLEAMEMSRSYQALSMDHSIESDSDGSTVTLFDIMGKEDVGYEMTNRRMIVSDAMEVLSEREKQIIQLTYLDQLSQKEAGERLGISQMHVSRIQRKAIKKLQEVILSSGSVSL, encoded by the coding sequence ATGTCGAAAGAATCACTACATAAATCTTCGTCAAAGGAAGATGTATCAAGGTGGATTGCGTTGTACCAGGCAACTGAGGACGATGAAGCACAAACAAATTTAGTGATTCATTACCGGTATTTAGTAGAGTCCATTGCTCGAAAGTATTCACATGGTAAACCTTATTTTGATGATATCGTGCAAGTAGGGATGCTTGGTTTATTAGGTGCTATTAGACGTTTTGATCCAGATTTCGGACGAAGTTTTGAGGCGTTCGCTGTGCCGACTATTGTAGGTGAAATCAAGCGCTTTTTACGCGATAAAACATGGGCTGTTCATGTGCCCAGACGAATTAAAGAAATAGGACCACGTATTAAAGCAACTGTAGAAGCATTGACAATAGAATTGCAACGGTCACCTTCTATTAAAGAAATCGCAGATCGATTAGAAGTACAAGAAGAGGAAGTTCTAGAGGCGATGGAGATGAGTCGCAGTTACCAGGCGCTTTCTATGGACCATTCAATCGAATCCGATTCTGATGGAAGTACTGTAACGCTATTTGATATTATGGGTAAAGAAGATGTTGGTTATGAAATGACCAATCGAAGAATGATTGTATCCGATGCAATGGAAGTTTTAAGTGAACGAGAAAAACAAATCATTCAGCTTACCTATTTAGACCAATTAAGTCAAAAAGAAGCTGGAGAACGATTAGGGATTTCTCAAATGCATGTATCCAGAATACAAAGGAAGGCAATTAAGAAATTACAGGAGGTCATCCTGTCTAGTGGCAGTGTATCACTCTAA
- a CDS encoding Tex family protein, giving the protein MEQKQMLQLIAKDVAIKPGQAEAVIKLLDDGNTVPFIARYRKEATGSLDEVQIKSVEDRYHYIQQLEQRKEEVIRLIQEQDKLTPELENAIQIATVLQRVEDLYRPYKQKRRTKATIAKEKGLEPLADLLLEFRNDDVILLAKDFIDEENVATAEEALTGARDILAERFADDAGIREKIRLFSWKEGLLAASVKNAEADEKNVFEMYYEYEEPVNRIVPHRILAVNRGEKEGILKVAIHVPIDRVLMIMWKEWIPATGSSPAISEVKLAIEDSYKRLIQPSIERELRNELTEKAEAQAIHIFSENLRNLLLQPPMKGKYVLGVDPAYRTGCKLAVVDETGKMLEVTAIYPHPPKPDVAKSKSVVKSILAKYPISIIAIGNGTASRESEQFIADVLNEVNNDVAYVIVNEAGASVYSASDVARAEFPDLQVEQRSAVSIARRLQDPLSELVKIEPKAVGVGQYQHDVSQKKLSESLTFIVETAVNQVGVDVNTASASLLQYVSGLSKTVAENIVKVREENGQFTTRTQLKKIPRLGAKTYEQAIGFLRVPEAKNPFDGTGIHPESYNLAERILEAAYLNKNEIGSQKAEEAIATLNVQVLSEDLGIGVVTIQDLVDTLMKPSRDPRDAFPQPLLKTDVLKMEDLQVGMELQGTVRNVVDFGAFVDIGVKQDGLVHISKLQKKRIKHPLEVVALGDIVTVWVEQIEVNKGRIALTMLPPKDQIIEK; this is encoded by the coding sequence GTGGAACAAAAGCAAATGTTACAGCTCATTGCAAAAGATGTAGCTATTAAACCCGGCCAAGCAGAGGCAGTAATTAAATTATTGGATGATGGAAATACCGTTCCATTCATCGCACGTTATCGAAAAGAGGCTACTGGCTCTCTTGATGAGGTACAAATTAAATCTGTAGAGGATCGCTATCACTACATACAGCAGCTGGAACAACGTAAAGAAGAGGTTATTCGTTTAATTCAAGAGCAGGACAAGTTGACACCTGAACTCGAAAATGCAATTCAAATAGCGACTGTATTACAGCGTGTAGAGGATCTATATCGCCCTTATAAGCAAAAGCGACGTACTAAAGCGACAATTGCGAAGGAAAAAGGACTGGAACCGTTAGCGGATCTTCTATTAGAGTTCCGTAATGACGATGTAATACTTTTGGCAAAGGATTTTATAGACGAGGAGAATGTTGCAACAGCAGAAGAAGCATTAACAGGCGCACGTGATATTTTAGCAGAGCGTTTTGCGGATGATGCAGGTATCCGTGAAAAAATTCGTTTGTTTTCTTGGAAAGAAGGCCTACTGGCAGCAAGTGTGAAGAATGCAGAGGCAGACGAAAAAAATGTTTTTGAAATGTATTACGAATACGAAGAGCCTGTTAACCGTATTGTCCCACACCGTATTCTAGCTGTGAATCGTGGGGAGAAAGAGGGAATTCTAAAAGTTGCGATTCATGTTCCAATAGATCGTGTGCTAATGATTATGTGGAAGGAATGGATTCCAGCGACAGGCTCATCACCTGCTATTTCGGAAGTGAAATTAGCCATCGAAGACTCTTATAAGCGATTAATCCAACCATCCATTGAGCGTGAATTACGAAATGAGTTAACGGAAAAGGCGGAAGCTCAGGCCATTCATATTTTCTCAGAAAATCTTCGCAATCTATTATTGCAACCACCGATGAAGGGCAAGTATGTCTTAGGGGTAGACCCCGCTTACCGAACTGGCTGTAAATTAGCTGTGGTTGATGAAACAGGTAAAATGCTTGAAGTAACGGCCATTTACCCTCATCCACCGAAACCAGATGTAGCAAAATCAAAATCAGTTGTGAAGTCTATTTTAGCAAAGTATCCAATCAGTATTATTGCTATCGGTAACGGTACAGCTTCTCGAGAATCGGAGCAGTTTATTGCAGATGTACTGAATGAGGTAAATAATGATGTGGCATATGTCATTGTCAATGAAGCAGGTGCTTCGGTTTATTCTGCATCGGACGTGGCACGCGCAGAATTTCCAGATTTACAGGTAGAGCAACGAAGTGCTGTATCGATTGCGCGTCGTCTGCAAGATCCGCTATCGGAATTAGTGAAAATTGAACCGAAAGCAGTCGGTGTTGGTCAGTATCAACATGATGTTTCGCAAAAGAAATTATCAGAGTCGTTAACTTTTATAGTAGAAACAGCTGTAAATCAGGTTGGGGTAGATGTTAATACTGCCTCGGCATCACTACTTCAATACGTTTCAGGTCTGTCAAAAACAGTTGCAGAGAATATTGTAAAAGTACGCGAAGAAAATGGTCAATTTACTACACGAACACAGCTAAAGAAAATCCCACGACTAGGCGCTAAAACGTACGAGCAGGCAATTGGTTTTTTACGTGTACCGGAAGCGAAAAATCCTTTTGATGGGACAGGTATTCATCCGGAAAGCTACAATTTAGCAGAGCGGATTTTAGAAGCGGCATATCTAAATAAAAATGAAATTGGTTCTCAGAAAGCAGAAGAAGCGATTGCAACCCTTAATGTGCAAGTGCTAAGTGAAGATTTAGGAATTGGAGTTGTTACAATTCAAGACTTAGTTGATACATTAATGAAGCCAAGTCGTGATCCACGTGATGCCTTTCCTCAGCCGCTACTCAAAACGGATGTTTTGAAAATGGAGGATTTACAAGTTGGTATGGAGTTGCAAGGTACAGTTAGAAATGTAGTCGATTTTGGCGCATTTGTTGATATTGGCGTAAAACAGGATGGTCTCGTTCATATATCTAAGTTACAGAAGAAGCGAATTAAGCACCCATTAGAAGTGGTGGCATTAGGTGATATTGTTACAGTATGGGTAGAGCAAATAGAAGTAAATAAAGGGCGTATCGCATTAACGATGCTACCACCAAAAGATCAAATTATTGAGAAGTAA